From Shewanella psychrophila, a single genomic window includes:
- a CDS encoding ExbD/TolR family protein, which translates to MARRKHSSVDEEAEIDMTPMLDIVFIMLIFFIVTTSFVKPSGLDYNKPEASQATKKPSANIFIGVSKTGVIMMENRQVDIERVTANVERMLAEAPEAAVLIQADQDAKHGLVVKVLDNVKAAGIDKISVSAGAD; encoded by the coding sequence ATGGCACGTAGAAAGCATTCAAGCGTAGACGAGGAAGCTGAGATTGATATGACACCGATGCTCGACATCGTGTTTATCATGCTTATTTTCTTCATTGTAACAACATCGTTTGTTAAGCCATCAGGCCTTGATTATAACAAGCCTGAGGCGTCGCAAGCGACGAAGAAGCCTTCAGCTAACATCTTTATTGGTGTGAGCAAGACTGGCGTCATTATGATGGAAAACCGTCAGGTTGATATCGAGCGTGTAACTGCAAACGTTGAACGTATGCTTGCAGAAGCACCCGAAGCTGCTGTACTTATTCAAGCTGATCAAGATGCCAAGCATGGCTTAGTGGTTAAAGTATTGGATAACGTGAAAGCGGCTGGTATCGATAAGATATCTGTATCGGCGGGGGCTGATTAA
- a CDS encoding peptidylprolyl isomerase, with product MVQATARHLLVSSEEKCEALKQEILAGADFGDVAKANSSCPSSAQGGDLGSFGPGMMVKEFDEVVFNAPLNEVQGPVKTQFGYHLLEVTSRG from the coding sequence ATGGTACAAGCCACAGCAAGACATCTACTAGTTAGCAGCGAAGAGAAATGTGAAGCACTTAAGCAGGAAATCTTAGCAGGTGCAGATTTTGGTGATGTGGCAAAGGCTAACTCATCTTGCCCATCGAGCGCTCAAGGTGGTGACCTTGGTTCTTTCGGCCCAGGCATGATGGTTAAAGAGTTTGATGAAGTCGTGTTCAATGCGCCTCTAAATGAAGTTCAAGGCCCTGTTAAGACACAGTTTGGTTATCACCTGCTTGAAGTGACAAGCCGCGGATAA
- a CDS encoding MotA/TolQ/ExbB proton channel family protein — translation MLFLMDIWDSVRGFMAAGGDILWLVAGVLFVMWVLMLERYWYLNWISPKEHKAIITAWEAREDSTSWYAHRIREAWLSQAKQDLTARMLLIKTLVAICPMIGLLGTVTGMISVFDVMAVHGTSNARMMAAGISMATMPTMAGMVAALSGVFFSTRLDAKMKISLEKLKDSLPHH, via the coding sequence ATGTTATTCCTGATGGATATCTGGGATTCCGTCAGGGGCTTCATGGCTGCCGGAGGCGACATCCTCTGGCTAGTTGCTGGTGTATTGTTTGTCATGTGGGTATTGATGCTTGAACGTTACTGGTATCTAAATTGGATATCACCAAAGGAACATAAAGCAATCATTACGGCATGGGAAGCACGGGAGGATTCGACCTCTTGGTATGCACACCGCATCCGTGAAGCTTGGTTATCCCAAGCGAAGCAAGATTTAACGGCACGTATGCTGCTTATCAAAACGCTAGTTGCAATCTGTCCTATGATAGGTCTTCTAGGAACCGTAACCGGTATGATATCAGTGTTTGATGTGATGGCAGTTCATGGCACGAGTAATGCTCGTATGATGGCGGCTGGTATTTCAATGGCAACCATGCCGACAATGGCGGGAATGGTTGCAGCGTTATCAGGAGTATTCTTCAGTACTCGTCTTGACGCTAAAATGAAAATCAGTTTAGAAAAGCTAAAAGACAGCCTGCCGCACCACTAG
- a CDS encoding GNAT family N-acetyltransferase, with product MLELYTDRLRLRSLRADDWDNFLMLHQDPIINQFVRRPLEESVIFAKFEYRLAPWQYESGDWLTLVIEEIGTDMFIGYTGLYCVNHDCGHAEVGYMLANEGQGKGYATEGLKAVIDWACLSFQVHKFIGLCAKDNIASAKVLEKNGFQLEGVLRDNYKIDDTWIDDCTYGLLSHERGE from the coding sequence ATGCTCGAACTCTATACCGATAGGCTCAGGCTTCGCAGTCTCAGAGCCGATGATTGGGATAATTTCTTGATGCTTCATCAAGACCCAATTATCAATCAATTTGTTAGACGTCCCCTTGAGGAGTCTGTGATTTTTGCAAAGTTTGAGTATAGATTAGCACCCTGGCAATATGAATCCGGTGACTGGTTGACTCTGGTCATAGAGGAGATCGGAACCGATATGTTTATCGGCTATACCGGATTATATTGTGTTAATCACGATTGTGGCCACGCCGAAGTGGGCTATATGTTAGCCAATGAAGGTCAAGGTAAGGGTTATGCTACTGAGGGTCTGAAGGCGGTCATTGACTGGGCGTGCTTAAGCTTTCAGGTGCACAAGTTTATCGGCCTGTGCGCGAAAGACAATATCGCATCGGCAAAAGTGTTAGAAAAAAATGGCTTCCAGCTCGAAGGAGTGCTCAGGGACAACTATAAAATCGATGATACCTGGATTGATGATTGTACTTATGGCCTATTGAGCCATGAAAGAGGCGAATAG
- a CDS encoding RNA-binding S4 domain-containing protein: MTAQIETLALLPGEGYIELYKILKVQAMIGGGGEAKFVISEGKVTVDGEVETRKRKKVRAGEVVSFNGESVQIVTAP; this comes from the coding sequence GTGACAGCACAAATAGAAACCTTGGCCCTATTGCCAGGTGAAGGATACATAGAGTTATATAAAATTTTGAAAGTCCAGGCCATGATTGGCGGGGGCGGTGAAGCTAAGTTCGTTATTAGTGAAGGCAAGGTAACCGTTGACGGTGAAGTCGAGACCCGTAAACGTAAAAAAGTCCGGGCTGGTGAAGTGGTTTCTTTTAATGGCGAGTCCGTACAGATAGTCACTGCACCTTAA
- a CDS encoding energy transducer TonB — protein sequence MLRGIVSLIIGAAVTFALFVFMAFLVGGGPTRHDASTESPVIEITMNKDDASAQKKPRVKPKPPTPPEQPPKPDTTPPDSSSDVDMNMSFNMGGVDAGGANTGFKLGNMMTRDGDATPIVRIEPQYPIAAARDGKEGWVQLSFTINELGGVEDVKIIKAEPKRLFNKEARRALKKWKYKPKIVDGKALKQKGMTVQLDFTLDKGGR from the coding sequence ATGCTAAGAGGAATAGTATCACTGATAATTGGTGCTGCTGTGACTTTTGCTTTGTTTGTTTTCATGGCATTTTTGGTAGGTGGCGGTCCAACCCGCCACGATGCCTCGACAGAATCACCTGTCATTGAAATTACCATGAACAAAGATGATGCATCAGCACAGAAGAAACCAAGGGTAAAGCCGAAGCCGCCTACGCCGCCAGAGCAACCCCCTAAGCCGGATACGACTCCGCCTGATAGTTCATCTGATGTAGATATGAACATGTCATTTAACATGGGTGGTGTTGATGCTGGTGGTGCAAATACTGGCTTCAAACTAGGCAACATGATGACGCGAGATGGTGATGCTACACCTATCGTACGAATCGAGCCTCAGTATCCAATAGCTGCAGCACGTGATGGTAAAGAAGGTTGGGTACAACTTAGCTTTACGATTAACGAACTCGGCGGTGTTGAAGACGTTAAAATTATCAAGGCTGAACCTAAGCGCTTGTTCAACAAAGAAGCAAGGCGCGCACTTAAAAAGTGGAAGTACAAGCCAAAGATTGTTGACGGTAAGGCTCTTAAGCAGAAAGGTATGACAGTTCAGTTGGACTTCACCCTAGATAAAGGAGGTAGATAA
- the gcvA gene encoding transcriptional regulator GcvA encodes MHSPLPPLNSLLAFESAARHLSFSKAADELFVTHGAISKQIKGLESFVGVPLFIRQHRKLLLTDDAQRYLTQVQSALQTINHATDEIKSQQMRAQTLSINVLPSLTINWLIPRMEEFKRRYPHLYVDLSIGDFAVDFNISRCDIAIRSAQHEPTDANFIKLMDEDLCLVCSPQIAEQLNTVEDINKMTLLKHTTRPELWPYWSQQVGLSLTTDKKFGMEHFYMLSQAAAGGMGVALIPRFFIEDQLADGSLVIPFDTGFTSPYTYYVLTPKSSNLPLKAQAFINWLLEIFAPYRSS; translated from the coding sequence ATGCACTCACCTCTTCCTCCTCTCAATTCGCTCTTGGCTTTTGAATCTGCTGCAAGGCACTTGAGTTTTAGCAAAGCGGCCGACGAGCTTTTTGTTACTCATGGAGCCATCAGCAAACAGATCAAGGGATTGGAATCATTTGTAGGCGTCCCCTTGTTCATTCGTCAGCATAGAAAGTTATTGCTTACAGATGATGCCCAGCGCTATCTAACACAAGTGCAATCGGCACTGCAGACCATAAACCATGCAACCGATGAGATAAAGTCACAACAGATGCGAGCACAAACACTCTCTATCAACGTCTTGCCTAGCCTCACCATTAATTGGCTTATTCCCCGCATGGAGGAATTCAAACGGCGCTATCCTCATCTTTATGTGGATCTTTCCATCGGTGATTTTGCGGTCGATTTTAATATTAGCCGCTGTGATATCGCCATCAGAAGTGCCCAACATGAGCCGACGGACGCCAACTTTATCAAACTGATGGATGAAGATCTCTGCTTGGTTTGTTCTCCTCAAATAGCAGAGCAACTTAACACAGTCGAAGACATCAATAAGATGACCTTGCTTAAGCACACGACCAGACCTGAGCTTTGGCCGTACTGGTCACAGCAGGTTGGCTTGTCTCTGACCACAGATAAGAAATTTGGTATGGAACATTTCTATATGCTTAGCCAAGCTGCGGCTGGAGGCATGGGAGTCGCACTTATCCCAAGATTTTTTATCGAAGATCAGTTAGCCGATGGGAGCTTAGTGATCCCCTTCGATACAGGGTTCACCAGTCCCTACACTTACTACGTGCTGACCCCAAAATCGAGTAATCTGCCACTAAAAGCCCAAGCGTTTATTAATTGGTTATTAGAGATTTTTGCCCCCTACCGTAGCTCGTAG
- a CDS encoding NERD domain-containing protein kinase family protein — MAKQISFGTPVNDAERWAFSLLADELPDNYILLTNVEIPTKSGQAMEVDALVIGEWGVYVVDVKGYIGRLDAGLHAWSLDGRQVDNSLAKANYVARVLAGNVKHKIPVGVYAPWCQGMVFVTGRKGEEIELEKQQGSLSIYTPQQIVAALTKEWGLTAPRSHQVTDEQKEMVLKTIGQVALVEQRNNKIQDFTKLKCLFIQSGLEVWQAEYNPGGWTAPWLLKILIPTQFADKDQSEEHESRLRSEFKRLQALSGCSGVPYCAPLIQDGEQLVLPIRMPRGLPLNILEAESLTTYQLLEILRRSVSGLQQIHRRGYTVGGWTGNCVFVSDLGDVEFIDIKDSLNSSEDIQAYAEGFLSLAEHTKQPRIYQWYRLASKGGTVDLDALRCDLSALIDNGVCDTLPERIEVTTGAIIDHHYRLEQFIAATPNSQFWRATHIQGQYQSGISIYTKVEAKWPTLSNLYRSLSKLHHPHVEKVLGFGQLPQSDELFIARAWEYGVSLDELPEIQLGQPVMWFTQLLSGLQYMHQMDIYHGAICPKNIICNQEKAILVNFGIGLDIATSHYASRYADPKLWAAEGDAEKDLYGLVASFISTLTPVSLQGDGGREGIIQALNSFDKEWFGENTFDTCMKVLNFEFDAAPGMNYLQAFDVVDSLV, encoded by the coding sequence ATGGCAAAACAGATAAGTTTTGGAACTCCAGTCAATGATGCCGAACGGTGGGCTTTTTCCTTATTAGCCGATGAACTGCCTGATAATTACATACTACTCACTAATGTGGAGATCCCGACTAAATCAGGGCAAGCCATGGAAGTTGATGCTCTGGTTATCGGCGAGTGGGGCGTTTATGTCGTCGATGTTAAAGGCTATATAGGCCGTTTAGACGCGGGGCTTCATGCCTGGTCTTTAGATGGTAGGCAGGTAGATAACAGTTTGGCCAAGGCCAACTATGTTGCTCGCGTTCTGGCGGGTAACGTCAAGCATAAGATCCCTGTAGGAGTTTATGCGCCCTGGTGTCAGGGGATGGTGTTTGTTACCGGTCGCAAGGGGGAAGAGATTGAACTGGAGAAGCAGCAAGGATCTTTGAGTATCTATACGCCACAACAGATCGTTGCCGCTTTAACTAAGGAGTGGGGCTTAACTGCGCCTCGTAGTCATCAGGTGACCGATGAGCAGAAAGAGATGGTGCTTAAAACCATAGGTCAGGTAGCCCTTGTTGAGCAACGTAATAATAAGATCCAGGATTTCACTAAACTCAAATGTCTATTTATCCAGAGCGGTTTGGAGGTCTGGCAGGCTGAATATAACCCAGGGGGATGGACGGCTCCTTGGCTGCTTAAAATTCTTATACCAACTCAGTTTGCCGATAAAGATCAATCAGAGGAACATGAGAGTCGTTTACGATCTGAGTTTAAGCGTTTGCAAGCACTCAGTGGTTGTAGTGGCGTCCCCTATTGTGCACCGCTTATACAGGATGGTGAGCAGCTAGTACTCCCAATAAGGATGCCTAGAGGCTTACCGCTAAACATACTTGAAGCAGAATCATTAACGACTTATCAGCTACTTGAGATCTTAAGACGTTCGGTCTCTGGCCTACAGCAGATCCACCGCAGAGGATATACTGTTGGTGGCTGGACAGGGAACTGTGTGTTTGTATCTGATCTGGGGGATGTCGAGTTTATTGATATTAAAGACAGCCTTAATAGCAGTGAAGATATCCAAGCCTATGCAGAAGGGTTCCTTTCTCTAGCCGAGCACACTAAACAACCGCGTATATATCAATGGTATCGTTTGGCGTCTAAAGGCGGCACAGTCGATCTTGATGCCCTTAGGTGCGATCTGTCGGCTCTGATAGATAATGGCGTTTGCGATACTCTGCCGGAGCGTATAGAAGTCACTACTGGGGCGATTATCGATCACCACTATAGGCTGGAGCAATTTATCGCGGCGACGCCTAATAGCCAGTTCTGGCGTGCAACTCACATTCAGGGGCAATATCAGAGTGGTATCTCGATTTATACTAAGGTAGAGGCCAAATGGCCCACCTTGAGTAACTTATATCGGAGCCTGTCTAAATTACATCACCCCCATGTAGAAAAAGTGTTGGGTTTTGGCCAGTTACCCCAGAGTGACGAATTGTTTATCGCCCGGGCATGGGAGTATGGCGTATCTCTGGATGAGTTACCTGAAATTCAGCTGGGGCAACCTGTGATGTGGTTTACGCAGCTGCTTAGCGGATTGCAATATATGCATCAGATGGATATCTACCATGGTGCCATATGTCCTAAAAATATCATCTGTAACCAAGAGAAAGCTATCTTAGTCAACTTTGGCATAGGCTTAGATATAGCGACGAGTCACTATGCCAGTCGCTACGCCGACCCTAAACTCTGGGCTGCTGAAGGTGATGCCGAGAAAGACCTTTATGGTTTAGTTGCCAGCTTCATCTCCACATTGACTCCAGTATCATTACAGGGAGACGGTGGAAGGGAGGGGATTATTCAAGCACTTAATTCTTTCGATAAGGAGTGGTTTGGTGAGAATACCTTCGATACTTGTATGAAGGTATTAAATTTTGAGTTTGACGCTGCGCCGGGAATGAATTATCTGCAAGCCTTCGATGTGGTAGATAGTCTAGTTTAA
- a CDS encoding tetratricopeptide repeat protein has product MRKFSFKSTSIAAALLLSFGGSLALVPAASAAEKCPIEKRKSKAVGQSAAKKVQKSFKAYTEGDLDGAIAILLEANPKNDFDKAYIARMLGNFYAEKAQMGTAIKYLKTAVDADILGGTDHAATLRLYADLLIQEKKFKESITYYYKWMEFTCKEDAQVYRRIGIGYSEQKNWNKVLEVANKGLGLSDKPDKGLYQMKLTAYFNQKKYPEAVKVLETMVPLFQDDKRLWVQLAQFYLMTEKYTKSLATYDLAYKNGFLETAGNITRLTQLLAQNGSPYRAAKIYEKHMKSGMIKEEEKTLGILAGFYHNAKELKEAALYYGKAADAGNNGKYYLRQGRILSLDGKSKSAVAALKKSLDAGIDNPGEAQFELALAYLNLKQYKSAYSRAKLAAKDKKTARSAKSYISYIKEKARVHNVTL; this is encoded by the coding sequence ATGCGAAAATTTAGTTTTAAATCAACTAGCATTGCAGCAGCTTTATTACTTTCTTTTGGTGGTAGTCTTGCACTAGTTCCGGCAGCATCTGCTGCCGAGAAATGTCCTATCGAGAAACGTAAGTCTAAAGCCGTTGGTCAAAGTGCAGCTAAAAAAGTGCAGAAATCTTTCAAAGCTTACACTGAAGGTGACCTCGACGGCGCTATCGCAATCTTGCTTGAAGCCAACCCTAAGAACGATTTCGATAAAGCGTATATAGCCCGTATGTTGGGTAATTTCTACGCCGAAAAAGCTCAGATGGGTACGGCAATCAAGTATCTTAAGACTGCTGTCGATGCGGATATCTTGGGTGGAACCGATCATGCTGCAACTCTGAGACTTTATGCTGATCTCTTGATTCAAGAGAAGAAGTTTAAAGAATCGATCACTTATTATTACAAATGGATGGAGTTTACCTGTAAAGAGGATGCTCAAGTCTATCGTCGTATAGGTATCGGTTACTCAGAACAGAAGAACTGGAACAAGGTTCTTGAGGTCGCTAACAAGGGACTAGGACTGTCAGATAAGCCTGATAAAGGTCTGTATCAGATGAAGCTGACGGCTTACTTCAACCAGAAGAAGTATCCAGAAGCGGTAAAAGTGCTAGAGACCATGGTGCCACTTTTCCAGGACGATAAACGTCTTTGGGTTCAGTTAGCTCAGTTTTATCTGATGACTGAAAAGTACACTAAGTCGTTAGCCACTTATGATCTTGCTTATAAGAATGGTTTTCTTGAGACTGCGGGTAACATTACTCGTTTAACTCAGCTATTGGCACAAAATGGTTCGCCATACCGTGCGGCCAAAATATATGAAAAGCACATGAAATCGGGCATGATCAAAGAGGAAGAGAAGACTCTTGGGATTTTGGCTGGTTTCTATCACAACGCGAAAGAGTTGAAAGAAGCTGCTTTATATTATGGCAAGGCTGCGGATGCGGGCAACAACGGTAAATACTACCTAAGACAGGGACGAATTCTCTCTCTCGACGGTAAGTCAAAATCTGCTGTTGCTGCGCTTAAGAAGTCACTCGATGCTGGAATTGATAATCCAGGTGAGGCTCAATTTGAGCTAGCACTTGCTTATCTAAACCTAAAGCAATATAAGTCTGCTTATTCGCGTGCTAAGTTAGCGGCGAAGGATAAGAAGACGGCTCGTTCAGCGAAAAGTTATATCTCTTACATCAAAGAGAAGGCACGTGTTCATAACGTAACGCTGTAA
- a CDS encoding diguanylate cyclase domain-containing protein has translation MIYSFRNSGFRDPETGVYNQTYFMEVFNREWHRHIRDQQSLALLYLCPHIHETVKQPHLLEFFMKQVQEAILRTTDLVARLNNNSFALGLFNIDEAGTQIVLHRIEEKIEIFNLEYAKKHTSHVDYELAGYTCTPARNLSIELIFKDVESLTHELELEKHRHIELRQMQ, from the coding sequence ATGATCTATTCATTTCGCAACTCAGGTTTCAGAGATCCAGAAACTGGCGTCTATAATCAAACCTACTTTATGGAGGTATTTAACCGCGAATGGCATCGCCATATCAGAGACCAGCAAAGTCTGGCTCTATTGTATCTGTGCCCGCATATACATGAAACAGTTAAGCAACCTCATCTGCTCGAATTCTTTATGAAGCAGGTACAAGAAGCCATCTTAAGAACAACAGATTTGGTCGCAAGGCTCAACAATAACAGCTTTGCTTTAGGCTTATTCAACATTGATGAGGCAGGCACTCAGATTGTGTTACATAGAATTGAAGAGAAGATTGAAATTTTCAATTTAGAATATGCAAAAAAACACACGAGTCACGTCGATTATGAGCTCGCTGGTTATACCTGCACACCAGCTAGAAATCTAAGCATTGAGTTGATTTTTAAAGATGTAGAAAGTTTAACTCATGAATTAGAATTGGAAAAACATAGACATATTGAGTTAAGACAGATGCAATAA
- a CDS encoding TSUP family transporter produces MPFELSYELIALLFGVAMLAGFIDAIAGGGGLITIPALMWAGLPPTAALATNKLQACGGSFFASLYFVRKGMVKLTEMKLAIACAFVGAALGTIAVQMIDTAFLETLLPFLILGIGGYFLFSKKISEEDRHQVVTPVMFGFTAAFGVGLYDGFFGPGTGSFFALAFVSLAGFGLAKATAHAKVLNFSTNIASLIFFAIGGKVFWILGGIMLVGQAIGATLGSRMVVTKGTKIIKPLVVTMSIAMSVKLLSTQYDLFAWV; encoded by the coding sequence ATGCCATTCGAATTATCCTATGAACTTATCGCACTCTTGTTCGGCGTGGCCATGCTCGCAGGCTTTATCGACGCAATTGCCGGAGGCGGCGGTTTAATTACTATTCCAGCGCTCATGTGGGCAGGTCTTCCCCCTACTGCTGCATTGGCGACCAATAAGCTGCAAGCCTGTGGTGGAAGTTTCTTTGCCAGTCTCTATTTCGTGCGTAAAGGCATGGTGAAACTCACAGAAATGAAGTTGGCCATAGCGTGTGCTTTCGTCGGAGCCGCGCTCGGTACCATAGCCGTACAGATGATCGATACGGCTTTCTTAGAGACATTATTACCCTTCTTAATTTTAGGCATCGGTGGCTACTTTTTGTTTTCAAAGAAGATCAGCGAAGAAGACAGACATCAAGTTGTTACACCAGTCATGTTTGGTTTTACCGCTGCATTCGGTGTGGGGCTATATGATGGATTTTTTGGACCTGGCACTGGTAGTTTCTTCGCATTAGCCTTTGTTTCATTGGCTGGTTTTGGTCTTGCTAAAGCCACTGCTCATGCGAAAGTGCTGAACTTTTCGACTAATATCGCTTCACTCATCTTCTTTGCCATCGGTGGTAAGGTGTTTTGGATACTCGGAGGTATTATGCTTGTCGGCCAGGCAATCGGCGCCACTTTAGGCTCTCGTATGGTTGTTACCAAAGGAACAAAAATCATCAAGCCACTGGTAGTGACTATGTCTATCGCCATGAGTGTGAAGCTACTGTCGACTCAATATGATCTGTTTGCTTGGGTTTAA
- a CDS encoding DUF885 domain-containing protein encodes MRRAFLAVSIGLVLGITGCSDNDNPVSKDTGSTAISASSEVTQASQNNQTPVEQAYLALVDEFFKDYLKLEPIYATFVGVNDYNDQFGGDLTNEYLKARHDLNTSYLARVEKIDRSALSAELQLSYDMFAYDRNVALVDETFPSRFMPMNQFYSTVISMVQLGSGESAQPFNTVEDYNNWASRLSGFITWTKLAQERMDEGARSKVVLPRVLVERIIPQLKAQLVDEASQSLFYTPINNLPSSFSDSDKAELTASYTKLINQDLIPALASLTEYFETKYLPVARASDGWWGLPNGKVWYQHLANSHTTTQMPVDEIHQIGLSEVARILSEMDKVREQVKFEGDLKAFFASLSSEPEYFFSDRQGLIDGYMTLKDQINAELPKYFNVMPKADYVVKPVESFREQSAAGASYESPAVDGSRPGVFYINTYNLKAQPKWGMTTLSLHEAAPGHHFQIAIKQELTGVPEFQRFGNYTAFEEGWALYAENLGIEMGLFKDPYQYFGKLSDEMLRAMRLVVDTGLHAKGWTREQAIQYMKDNSPMAESDIVAEVERYMAIPGQALSYKVGQLKILSLRAEAEAALGDKFDLKAFHDQILTSGSLPMAVMELKIHHWVETQK; translated from the coding sequence ATGAGAAGAGCTTTTTTAGCAGTATCAATAGGGTTAGTACTGGGGATCACAGGCTGTTCAGACAATGATAATCCTGTGAGTAAGGATACAGGTTCAACAGCCATAAGCGCTTCTTCTGAAGTAACGCAAGCGAGCCAAAATAATCAGACTCCAGTAGAACAGGCTTATCTAGCATTGGTGGATGAATTCTTTAAAGACTACCTAAAACTTGAGCCCATTTATGCCACATTTGTTGGAGTTAATGATTATAACGATCAATTTGGCGGCGATTTGACAAATGAGTACTTAAAGGCGCGTCACGACTTAAACACTAGCTATCTTGCGAGAGTAGAGAAGATAGACAGAAGTGCCTTATCTGCCGAACTACAGTTAAGTTATGACATGTTTGCCTATGATAGAAATGTTGCTCTGGTAGATGAAACATTCCCATCTCGTTTTATGCCAATGAATCAGTTTTACAGCACAGTTATCAGTATGGTGCAGCTTGGCAGTGGCGAGAGCGCTCAACCATTTAATACCGTAGAAGATTACAATAACTGGGCATCTCGTTTATCGGGATTCATCACTTGGACTAAGCTTGCACAAGAGCGTATGGATGAGGGAGCAAGAAGCAAGGTCGTTTTACCTCGGGTATTAGTGGAACGTATCATTCCTCAACTTAAGGCTCAGCTTGTTGATGAGGCGAGTCAGAGTTTGTTTTACACGCCAATTAATAACTTGCCTTCGAGCTTCTCTGATTCGGATAAGGCCGAGCTTACTGCGAGTTATACTAAGCTTATTAATCAAGATTTAATCCCGGCATTAGCCTCCTTAACCGAGTATTTCGAGACTAAATACCTACCGGTTGCGCGAGCGAGCGACGGATGGTGGGGCTTACCTAACGGTAAAGTTTGGTATCAACATCTTGCAAATTCTCACACGACTACTCAGATGCCAGTGGATGAAATCCATCAGATTGGTCTGAGCGAAGTCGCCCGTATACTATCTGAGATGGACAAAGTTCGTGAGCAGGTAAAATTTGAGGGAGATTTGAAGGCTTTCTTCGCCTCTTTATCATCTGAGCCAGAATATTTCTTCTCCGATCGACAAGGTCTTATCGATGGCTATATGACCCTTAAAGATCAGATAAATGCCGAGCTACCTAAGTACTTTAATGTGATGCCAAAGGCCGATTACGTGGTCAAGCCTGTAGAAAGCTTCCGTGAACAGTCAGCAGCAGGTGCATCATATGAATCTCCTGCGGTGGATGGTTCTCGTCCTGGCGTATTTTATATCAATACCTATAACTTAAAAGCCCAACCTAAGTGGGGAATGACGACCCTGTCTTTGCATGAGGCCGCCCCTGGACATCATTTCCAGATCGCCATCAAGCAAGAGTTAACGGGTGTGCCTGAGTTCCAACGCTTTGGTAACTACACGGCGTTCGAAGAGGGTTGGGCTCTGTATGCCGAAAACTTAGGGATAGAGATGGGATTGTTTAAGGATCCCTATCAGTATTTTGGAAAGCTGTCTGATGAAATGCTTCGTGCTATGCGCCTTGTGGTCGATACCGGGCTTCACGCTAAAGGCTGGACCCGTGAACAAGCGATTCAATATATGAAAGACAACTCGCCTATGGCTGAGTCAGACATAGTCGCGGAAGTTGAGCGATATATGGCTATACCTGGACAGGCACTGTCCTACAAAGTTGGTCAACTTAAAATTCTTTCTCTTAGAGCTGAAGCTGAAGCTGCATTAGGCGATAAGTTCGACCTAAAAGCCTTCCATGATCAGATCTTAACCTCAGGCTCTCTGCCTATGGCTGTGATGGAGCTTAAGATCCATCATTGGGTAGAGACTCAAAAGTAA
- a CDS encoding ribonuclease E inhibitor RraB: MQFPDDDNGKMLAAMADAGIDLTKQLDVDFFLVFDDQRDAEYASEELAKSELEGEFELHLNDELGQWELIVCIPMVPEYQAIVDQEIKLNTFAQEFGGVTDGWGVMQHQEGDDEFADDEHECSDECKH; the protein is encoded by the coding sequence ATGCAATTCCCAGATGATGACAATGGCAAGATGCTCGCTGCGATGGCCGATGCAGGTATCGATCTGACCAAGCAACTCGATGTCGACTTTTTCCTTGTTTTTGATGACCAAAGAGATGCCGAATATGCCAGTGAAGAGCTGGCAAAGTCTGAGCTTGAAGGTGAATTTGAGCTTCATCTCAATGACGAGCTTGGCCAGTGGGAGCTGATTGTTTGCATTCCCATGGTTCCTGAGTATCAGGCCATAGTCGATCAAGAAATTAAGCTCAATACATTTGCTCAAGAGTTTGGTGGTGTCACCGATGGTTGGGGTGTAATGCAGCATCAAGAAGGCGATGATGAATTTGCCGATGATGAGCACGAATGTAGTGACGAGTGTAAGCACTAA